In Woeseia oceani, one DNA window encodes the following:
- a CDS encoding DUF3450 domain-containing protein translates to MTAAAIAATVIAISGSVFAQSVDDVLKADQRRLELAQASQERINEVVEGTRSLTDQYRAINKEIEGLQVYNRLMSAQVEGQQATLADIELSMDQVDVINRQIFPLMTRMIDGLEQSIALDIPFLKAERTNRVESLKEIMERSDVSVAEKFRKVMEAYQIEMDYGSSSEWYKESLDIDGALRDYNMLRIGRVGLYFQSDDSQITGHYNQETRQYELIDDENRSEIRKGLRMARQLIAPELLLLPIPAAKPAGETS, encoded by the coding sequence ATGACAGCTGCAGCCATTGCAGCAACCGTCATCGCAATATCCGGCAGCGTCTTCGCCCAATCCGTCGATGACGTGTTAAAGGCTGACCAGCGACGGTTAGAACTGGCTCAGGCTTCACAGGAGCGTATCAATGAGGTGGTGGAGGGCACTCGTTCTCTGACTGATCAATATCGCGCGATCAATAAGGAAATTGAGGGTCTTCAGGTTTACAACCGTCTGATGAGTGCTCAGGTTGAAGGGCAGCAGGCAACGCTGGCCGATATCGAGCTTTCAATGGATCAGGTTGACGTTATCAATCGTCAGATCTTCCCGTTGATGACTCGTATGATTGACGGTCTTGAGCAGTCAATAGCGCTGGACATTCCTTTTCTTAAGGCTGAACGCACGAATCGCGTTGAGTCGCTCAAAGAAATTATGGAGCGCTCTGACGTAAGTGTTGCTGAGAAGTTCCGCAAAGTGATGGAGGCCTACCAGATTGAGATGGATTACGGTTCTTCATCTGAGTGGTACAAAGAATCTCTCGACATTGACGGCGCACTGCGCGACTACAACATGCTGCGTATCGGTCGGGTTGGTCTCTACTTCCAGTCGGACGATTCTCAGATTACTGGTCATTACAATCAGGAAACTCGTCAGTACGAGTTAATCGATGATGAAAACAGAAGTGAAATTCGGAAAGGCCTTCGTATGGCTCGCCAGCTGATCGCGCCTGAGTTGCTTCTGCTGCCGATACCGGCTGCAAAACCTGCTGGGGAGACTTCTTAA